A section of the Streptomyces sp. CG1 genome encodes:
- a CDS encoding ABC transporter ATP-binding protein, which produces MIRIDSVTKRYPDGTVAVDRLSLEIPDRAITVLVGPSGCGKTTTLRMINRMVEPSDGSILLDGTDIRQQPVNTLRRSMGYVIQNAGLFQHRTILDNIATVPRLLGTPRKEARARAAELMERVGLDASLARRYPYQLSGGQQQRVGVARALAADPPVLLMDEPFSAVDPVVRKGLQDELLRIQDELGKTIVFVTHDIDEAIKLGTMVAVLRTGGRLAQFAPPADLLSAPADAFVEDFLGADRGIRRLSFFPSVGLQLQTAPVVGIDADPGRLAAPSGAPYLLVTDPDGRPLGWSEPERLTVGAIDREQLLDFGRPFVPGTDSLRTALDGAVLSPTGWAVAVDGEGRAVGVVSQQVIGEAIRAAHSRAANGADTDVKAVR; this is translated from the coding sequence TTGATACGGATAGATTCAGTCACGAAGCGGTACCCGGACGGCACGGTCGCGGTCGACCGGCTGTCGCTGGAGATACCGGACCGCGCGATCACCGTCCTCGTCGGGCCCTCCGGCTGCGGAAAGACGACGACGCTGCGGATGATCAACCGGATGGTGGAGCCCAGCGACGGCAGCATCCTCCTCGACGGCACCGACATCCGGCAGCAGCCGGTCAACACCCTGCGCCGCTCGATGGGTTACGTCATCCAGAACGCCGGGCTCTTCCAGCACCGCACCATCCTCGACAACATCGCCACCGTGCCCCGTCTGCTCGGCACGCCCAGGAAGGAGGCCCGCGCGCGGGCCGCGGAGCTGATGGAGCGGGTGGGGCTCGACGCCTCGCTGGCCAGGCGGTACCCGTACCAGCTGTCCGGCGGCCAGCAGCAGCGCGTCGGCGTGGCCCGGGCGCTCGCCGCCGATCCGCCGGTGCTGCTGATGGACGAGCCGTTCTCCGCCGTGGACCCGGTGGTCCGTAAGGGACTGCAGGACGAACTCCTCCGCATCCAGGACGAGTTGGGCAAGACCATCGTCTTCGTCACCCATGACATCGACGAGGCGATCAAGCTCGGCACTATGGTCGCCGTGCTGCGCACCGGCGGCCGGCTCGCCCAGTTCGCGCCGCCCGCCGACCTGCTCAGCGCGCCCGCAGACGCCTTCGTGGAGGACTTCCTCGGCGCCGACCGCGGTATCCGCCGGCTGTCCTTCTTCCCGTCCGTCGGCCTCCAGCTGCAGACCGCGCCGGTCGTGGGCATCGACGCCGACCCCGGCCGGCTCGCCGCCCCGTCCGGCGCCCCCTATCTCCTCGTCACCGACCCCGACGGCAGGCCGCTCGGCTGGAGCGAGCCGGAGCGGCTCACCGTCGGAGCCATCGACCGGGAGCAACTCCTCGACTTCGGGCGGCCGTTCGTGCCCGGCACCGACTCGCTGCGCACCGCGCTCGACGGCGCCGTGCTCTCCCCGACCGGCTGGGCCGTCGCGGTGGACGGCGAGGGACGCGCCGTCGGTGTCGTATCCCAGCAGGTCATCGGCGAGGCCATCCGTGCCGCCCACAGCCGGGCCGCGAACGGCGCCGACACCGACGTCAAGGCCGTCCGGTGA
- a CDS encoding FMN-binding protein — protein MKRAIPVFLLTVAGLIPVWRYQPSTGAVDVAQPASTPTSVPSSSSSSSSPSSPKSSSSSSSSSSKVVAGTAVDTVKGVFQVEVTFRGDRIASVRMLQAPHHPQTKWAVPELITETLKAQSAQIDSVSGATVTSRGYKESLQAAIDAKAS, from the coding sequence GTGAAGCGAGCCATCCCCGTCTTCCTCCTGACCGTCGCGGGTCTGATCCCGGTCTGGCGATACCAGCCGTCGACCGGGGCCGTCGACGTCGCCCAGCCCGCGTCGACACCGACTTCCGTGCCGTCCTCCTCCTCGTCGTCCTCGTCGCCGTCGTCGCCGAAGTCGTCCTCTTCGTCCTCCTCTTCGTCCTCGAAGGTCGTCGCGGGCACCGCGGTGGACACCGTGAAGGGTGTCTTCCAGGTGGAGGTGACGTTCCGGGGCGACCGGATCGCGTCCGTGCGGATGCTGCAGGCGCCGCACCATCCGCAGACCAAGTGGGCCGTCCCGGAGCTGATCACGGAGACGCTGAAGGCGCAGAGTGCCCAGATCGACTCGGTGTCCGGGGCCACGGTCACGAGCCGGGGATACAAGGAGTCCCTCCAGGCCGCAATCGACGCCAAGGCCTCCTGA
- a CDS encoding DUF742 domain-containing protein, whose product MADGTPHPDPVRPAPAVRPYLVTAGRIADAGSGRALPLETQVVATVAGLDALGRLCFERYDIVAACRLPQSLAELAARLRLHLNVVRVLAEDLCEAGQLAVYVPDAAATHDASVLRRLIDGLRAIPDSRGIPRNTE is encoded by the coding sequence ATGGCGGACGGCACTCCTCACCCGGACCCCGTCCGCCCCGCCCCTGCCGTACGGCCGTACCTCGTCACCGCCGGCCGGATCGCGGACGCCGGCTCCGGCCGGGCGCTGCCCCTGGAAACCCAGGTGGTCGCCACCGTCGCCGGGCTCGACGCGCTCGGCCGACTCTGCTTCGAGCGGTACGACATCGTCGCCGCCTGCCGGCTGCCGCAGTCGCTCGCGGAACTCGCGGCCCGGCTGCGGCTGCATCTGAACGTGGTCCGCGTCCTGGCCGAAGACCTGTGCGAGGCGGGCCAGTTGGCGGTGTACGTGCCCGACGCCGCGGCCACCCACGACGCGTCCGTCCTGCGCAGGCTCATCGATGGCCTCAGGGCCATCCCCGACTCCCGAGGAATCCCGAGGAACACCGAGTGA
- a CDS encoding ABC transporter permease, with protein sequence MNVLNFAHAFFSDSAHWHGYDGIPTRLVEHIKYSLEALLFAAVIGLPIGLVTGHYGRGGNALALIATAGRALPSFGLLVLMFIWIGFGLLPVMIPLVVLAVPPILVTTYEAIRSVDPPPVDAARGMGMPEARVLFQVELPVALPLILSGLRTAAIQIVSTATIAAYVSLGGLGRYIIDGLYQKDYDKVVGGATLVAGLALATLVVFWAASRITVSPGVRRSG encoded by the coding sequence GTGAACGTCCTGAACTTCGCACACGCCTTCTTCAGCGACAGCGCCCACTGGCACGGCTACGACGGCATCCCCACGCGACTCGTCGAGCACATCAAGTACTCGCTGGAGGCGCTGCTGTTCGCCGCCGTCATCGGGCTGCCCATCGGCCTGGTGACCGGCCACTACGGCCGCGGCGGCAACGCCCTCGCCCTGATCGCCACCGCGGGCCGGGCGCTGCCCAGCTTCGGTCTTCTCGTCCTGATGTTCATCTGGATCGGCTTCGGTCTGCTGCCGGTGATGATCCCGCTGGTCGTGCTCGCCGTACCGCCGATCCTGGTCACCACCTACGAGGCGATCCGCTCCGTCGACCCCCCGCCCGTGGACGCCGCCCGGGGCATGGGCATGCCCGAGGCGCGGGTGCTGTTCCAGGTGGAGCTGCCGGTCGCGCTTCCCCTCATCCTGAGCGGCCTGCGTACGGCGGCCATCCAGATCGTCTCCACCGCCACCATCGCCGCCTACGTCAGCCTCGGCGGCCTCGGCCGGTACATCATCGACGGCCTGTACCAGAAGGACTACGACAAGGTCGTCGGCGGCGCCACCCTGGTCGCGGGCCTGGCGCTGGCCACCCTCGTGGTGTTCTGGGCGGCGTCCCGCATCACGGTCTCACCGGGCGTGCGCAGAAGCGGCTGA
- a CDS encoding ferric reductase-like transmembrane domain-containing protein, which produces MTTLQTRPASPTAIRPRVVARTGLYALLAANAAVVAWFFVQAGFASNPLIVLGRLAGLYGALLMAFQLLLVARLPWLDRRIGMDRLTSWHRRTGFGILWTLLTHAVFITFGYAEASSMDPVNQIVNLAETTEGVLRAIVALTLIVVVGAVSGRWARRRLAYETWHFIHLYTYVAVVLAFTHQVAAGTTFTSSPTATTYWYTVWGVALGSVVLGRMVLPLWRNLRHRLHVSAVVPESDDVVSVYVTGRDLDRLPAQAGQFFLWRFLTRDRWWQANPFSLSAAPDGRTLRLTAKASGAGSAALRHIKPGTRVFAEGPYGAFTTLHRTRPESVLIAGGVGVTPIRALLEDLAGHAVVIYRVSSDRDAVLYDELCDLALTKGAELHLVTGPIVPDKLAPRELARLVPDIGDRDVFLCGPPGMMTAVLRSLGDLGVPKRQIHFERFSLAG; this is translated from the coding sequence GTGGCCCGTACCGGCCTGTACGCCCTGCTCGCCGCCAACGCGGCGGTGGTCGCCTGGTTCTTCGTCCAGGCCGGCTTCGCCTCGAACCCGTTGATCGTGCTCGGCCGCCTCGCCGGCCTGTACGGTGCCCTCCTCATGGCGTTCCAGCTGCTGCTGGTGGCCCGGCTGCCCTGGCTGGACCGCCGGATCGGCATGGACCGGCTGACCTCCTGGCACCGCCGTACCGGCTTCGGCATCCTGTGGACCCTGCTCACCCACGCAGTGTTCATCACCTTCGGCTACGCCGAGGCGTCCTCGATGGACCCGGTGAACCAGATCGTGAACCTCGCCGAGACAACCGAAGGCGTGCTGCGTGCCATCGTCGCGCTCACGCTGATCGTCGTCGTCGGCGCCGTCTCGGGCCGCTGGGCCCGGCGCCGGCTCGCCTACGAGACCTGGCACTTCATCCACCTGTACACCTACGTCGCCGTGGTCCTCGCCTTCACCCACCAGGTCGCGGCCGGTACGACCTTCACCTCGTCGCCGACCGCGACGACGTACTGGTACACGGTGTGGGGCGTGGCCCTCGGCTCGGTGGTGCTGGGCCGGATGGTGCTGCCGCTGTGGCGGAACCTGCGGCACCGGCTGCACGTGTCGGCGGTCGTCCCGGAGTCCGACGACGTCGTCTCCGTCTACGTCACCGGCCGCGACCTGGACCGGCTGCCCGCCCAGGCCGGTCAGTTCTTCCTCTGGCGCTTCCTCACCCGGGACCGCTGGTGGCAGGCCAACCCGTTCTCCCTGTCGGCCGCCCCGGACGGCCGCACCCTGCGCCTCACCGCCAAGGCGTCCGGCGCGGGCAGCGCCGCCCTGCGGCACATCAAGCCGGGCACCCGCGTCTTCGCCGAGGGCCCCTACGGCGCCTTCACCACGCTGCACCGCACCCGCCCGGAGTCCGTGCTGATCGCCGGCGGCGTCGGCGTCACGCCGATCCGGGCGCTGCTGGAGGACCTGGCGGGCCACGCCGTGGTCATCTACCGCGTGTCCAGCGACCGCGACGCCGTCCTCTACGACGAGCTGTGCGACCTCGCCCTCACCAAGGGAGCCGAACTGCACCTGGTGACCGGACCGATCGTTCCCGACAAGCTGGCCCCGCGCGAACTGGCCCGGCTGGTCCCGGACATCGGCGACCGGGACGTCTTCCTGTGCGGGCCGCCCGGGATGATGACCGCCGTGCTGCGCAGCCTGGGCGACCTGGGCGTGCCCAAGCGGCAGATCCACTTCGAGCGCTTCAGCCTCGCGGGCTGA
- a CDS encoding ABC transporter permease, whose product MNGFFDLPSDLQHSWLGLVGLHVREGLLPVLAALLVALPVAQLCVRFRWVYPPVLGITTVLYSVPSLAFFVVLIDYFGQSELTVMIPLAVYSLVVLVPGIVDGVRSVPQETLAAAQAMGFGPVRRYLQVQLPIAAPAIIAGLRVAVVSSLSLVSVGMLIGNQGALGNLLNDATTYHRPALAVNSVLTTAVLGILADALLVLVRRLLTPWMPRKGATR is encoded by the coding sequence GTGAACGGCTTCTTCGACCTCCCGAGCGACCTCCAGCACAGCTGGCTCGGACTCGTCGGCCTGCATGTGCGCGAGGGTCTGCTGCCGGTGCTGGCCGCCCTGCTCGTGGCGCTGCCCGTGGCCCAGCTCTGCGTACGCTTCCGCTGGGTCTATCCGCCCGTGCTGGGCATCACCACCGTGCTCTATTCCGTCCCCTCGCTGGCCTTCTTCGTCGTCCTCATCGACTACTTCGGGCAGAGCGAGCTGACGGTGATGATCCCGCTGGCGGTCTACAGCCTGGTGGTGCTGGTGCCGGGCATCGTGGACGGCGTCCGTTCGGTGCCGCAGGAGACCCTGGCCGCCGCGCAGGCCATGGGCTTCGGCCCCGTACGCCGTTATCTCCAGGTCCAGTTGCCCATCGCCGCACCCGCGATCATCGCGGGCCTCAGGGTGGCGGTCGTCTCCAGCCTCTCCCTGGTCAGCGTCGGCATGCTCATCGGCAACCAGGGCGCGCTCGGCAACCTGCTCAACGACGCCACCACCTACCACCGGCCCGCGCTGGCCGTGAACTCGGTGCTGACGACGGCGGTGCTGGGCATCCTGGCCGACGCCCTGCTGGTCCTGGTCCGCCGTCTCCTCACCCCCTGGATGCCGAGGAAGGGTGCCACCCGGTGA
- a CDS encoding ATP/GTP-binding protein produces MTSTEPLVWGTAAAPPAVRPPLPVKMVIAGGFGVGKTTAVGAISEIEPLTTEALITEVAAGVDDLTYTPRKTTTTVAMDFGCITVDPTLKLYLFGTPGQERFGFMWDDIVEGAVGGLVIVDTRRLDDCYTAVDYFEHKGIPFAVAVNAFDGTVEHTLEEVRWALDISAGVPVVVFDARERGSVRDALLVVLELALARTEH; encoded by the coding sequence GTGACTTCGACCGAACCGCTCGTTTGGGGCACGGCCGCCGCACCCCCCGCCGTACGGCCGCCGCTGCCGGTGAAGATGGTGATCGCGGGCGGCTTCGGCGTGGGCAAGACCACCGCGGTCGGCGCGATCTCGGAGATCGAGCCGCTGACCACGGAGGCGTTGATCACCGAGGTCGCGGCCGGGGTGGACGATCTCACGTACACCCCGCGCAAGACCACCACGACCGTCGCGATGGACTTCGGCTGCATCACCGTCGATCCGACGCTGAAGCTGTATCTGTTCGGCACACCCGGGCAGGAGCGGTTCGGGTTCATGTGGGACGACATCGTGGAGGGCGCGGTCGGCGGGCTGGTGATCGTCGACACCCGGCGGCTGGACGACTGCTACACGGCTGTCGACTACTTCGAGCACAAGGGCATCCCGTTCGCCGTCGCGGTCAACGCCTTCGACGGCACGGTGGAACACACCCTGGAGGAGGTCCGCTGGGCGCTGGACATCTCCGCCGGCGTGCCGGTCGTGGTCTTCGACGCGCGTGAGCGCGGCTCGGTGCGGGACGCGCTGCTCGTCGTCCTCGAACTGGCGCTGGCCCGCACCGAGCACTGA
- a CDS encoding ATP-binding protein — MSATRGDAPARHDPARGGVRGSADRWPFRRKLNLLVGVPLAVISALLSYLFTDQVQAAGSAAAAARLVRDSAQVARLVDRVEAEHQQAILLSARHESGYARPSTSAYRAAQEAVDAQVTRVRTAFGDRLPDSEAQALREVAGLSSLRGSVEQSYLPADNIDPAYTHAAQRLIDGLGLDRDADLAATFTGNLLDSLLRADAAHGAFETNVFAATTGDTNALIEFTNAVGAYDQYTHQADRFARFASDAQAELLGGMEHSAAQRRIAGSYAELQVGAGQLQAATPAEIQRAVQDALSAYPDYPEQAATRLKITTALIGQIADRADDVSDAARWRAGLLLSTTLIAFALWIAFAVLVRRSVIRPVQALTGAAREVAEVAGRELARVADDDAEDDGPPRLRNMPVTARDEIGDLAEALNGVQTTAAALLERQVLSRRNTAEMFGNVGRRVSNLTTRQLSLIDAVERGETDPALLERLYSIDHIAVRLRRNADSLMLLAGIRETVLDGEPTALSHVVRAALGQIEGYQRVRLYIASDAMVEPDITGDLTLMLAELLENAVSFSPEGSPVEVTVRSGAQGAHVVITDHGLGMSTGRLAEENARLIRRERLDLVPTKVLGLFVVGALARRWTIGVELTRTPGGGVTAQATLPTALLLPMTSPTGTPVTVTPPGTPAPGGPAPTRTATDRDTAPRPVPGTAEQPQPHASDDTGASAADTPLPRRVPSPAPPPAPADPAALGGSGSGASRPLRRRVRGATLATTAGAAHSMPQAVRTRDAEAERSALEEFEAAVARAHRDSNTCPPLTPEQHTPSPKEPRVDHVDR, encoded by the coding sequence GTGTCCGCGACGCGGGGGGACGCGCCCGCCCGGCACGACCCCGCACGGGGCGGTGTACGGGGTTCTGCCGACCGCTGGCCCTTCCGCCGCAAGCTCAACCTGCTGGTGGGCGTCCCGCTGGCGGTCATCTCGGCCCTGCTGTCCTACCTGTTCACCGACCAGGTGCAGGCGGCCGGCAGCGCCGCCGCGGCGGCCCGGCTGGTACGGGACAGCGCGCAGGTGGCGCGGCTGGTGGACCGGGTCGAGGCCGAACACCAGCAGGCCATCCTGCTCTCGGCGCGCCACGAATCCGGGTATGCCCGGCCCTCCACCTCTGCCTACCGTGCGGCGCAGGAGGCGGTCGACGCCCAGGTGACGAGGGTGCGCACGGCCTTCGGCGACCGGCTGCCGGACAGCGAGGCGCAGGCGCTGCGCGAGGTGGCGGGCCTGTCCAGCCTGCGTGGCTCGGTGGAGCAGTCGTACCTGCCGGCCGACAACATCGACCCGGCCTACACGCACGCGGCCCAGCGACTGATCGACGGACTCGGCCTCGACCGCGACGCGGACCTGGCGGCCACCTTCACCGGCAATCTGCTGGACTCGCTGCTGCGTGCGGACGCCGCCCACGGCGCCTTCGAGACCAATGTGTTCGCCGCGACGACGGGTGACACCAACGCGCTGATCGAGTTCACCAACGCGGTCGGCGCCTACGACCAGTACACCCACCAGGCCGACCGGTTCGCCCGGTTCGCCTCCGACGCGCAGGCCGAGCTGCTCGGCGGCATGGAGCACAGCGCGGCGCAGCGCCGTATCGCCGGTTCCTACGCCGAGTTGCAGGTCGGCGCCGGGCAGCTGCAGGCGGCCACCCCGGCCGAGATCCAGCGGGCGGTCCAGGACGCACTGAGCGCCTATCCGGACTATCCCGAACAGGCTGCCACCCGGCTGAAGATCACCACCGCGCTGATCGGCCAGATCGCCGACCGCGCCGACGACGTGTCCGACGCGGCGCGATGGCGGGCCGGCCTGCTGCTGAGCACCACGCTGATCGCTTTCGCGCTGTGGATCGCCTTCGCGGTGCTGGTACGGCGCTCGGTGATCCGGCCCGTGCAGGCCCTCACCGGGGCCGCTCGGGAGGTCGCCGAGGTGGCCGGGCGCGAGCTGGCACGGGTGGCCGACGACGACGCCGAGGACGACGGGCCGCCCCGGCTGCGGAACATGCCGGTCACCGCGCGCGACGAGATCGGCGACCTGGCCGAAGCGCTCAACGGGGTGCAGACCACCGCGGCCGCGCTGCTGGAGCGGCAGGTGCTCAGCCGGCGCAACACCGCCGAGATGTTCGGCAACGTGGGCCGCCGCGTGAGCAACCTGACGACACGCCAACTCTCCCTGATAGACGCGGTGGAGCGCGGCGAGACGGATCCGGCGCTGCTGGAACGCCTCTACTCCATCGACCACATCGCCGTACGACTGCGCCGCAACGCCGACAGCCTCATGCTGCTGGCCGGCATCCGCGAGACCGTGCTGGACGGGGAGCCGACGGCACTCTCCCACGTCGTCCGGGCCGCGCTCGGGCAGATCGAGGGCTATCAGCGGGTACGGCTGTACATCGCGTCGGACGCCATGGTCGAGCCCGACATCACCGGCGACCTCACCCTGATGCTGGCCGAACTCCTGGAGAACGCCGTGTCGTTCTCGCCCGAAGGCAGCCCCGTGGAGGTGACCGTCCGCTCCGGGGCGCAAGGCGCCCACGTGGTGATCACCGACCACGGCCTCGGGATGAGCACCGGCCGGCTCGCCGAGGAGAACGCCCGGCTGATCCGCCGCGAACGCCTCGACCTGGTACCGACGAAGGTGCTCGGTCTGTTCGTGGTCGGCGCACTCGCCCGCCGCTGGACGATCGGGGTCGAACTGACCCGTACCCCGGGCGGCGGCGTAACAGCGCAGGCCACGCTGCCTACGGCACTGCTGCTGCCCATGACCTCGCCGACCGGTACGCCGGTCACGGTGACACCGCCCGGCACACCGGCGCCGGGTGGACCGGCCCCGACGCGGACGGCGACCGACCGGGATACGGCGCCCCGCCCTGTCCCTGGCACCGCCGAGCAACCGCAGCCCCACGCCTCGGACGACACCGGCGCGTCCGCAGCGGACACCCCGCTCCCCCGCCGCGTCCCTTCGCCCGCCCCGCCACCGGCCCCGGCCGACCCGGCCGCTCTCGGCGGATCCGGCTCCGGCGCCTCCCGCCCCCTGCGCCGCCGTGTCCGGGGCGCCACTCTCGCCACCACCGCCGGCGCGGCGCACTCCATGCCGCAGGCGGTCCGTACCCGGGACGCGGAGGCCGAGCGCAGTGCGCTGGAGGAGTTCGAGGCCGCCGTCGCCCGCGCCCACCGCGACAGCAACACCTGCCCCCCGCTCACCCCCGAGCAGCACACCCCCTCCCCGAAGGAGCCGAGAGTTGACCACGTCGACAGGTGA
- a CDS encoding roadblock/LC7 domain-containing protein: MTTSTGDTPTGGAAPTDLQAAAADFTWLLNRFATETAGVVDAIAVSSDGLLIAVSELRGQAGSERLAAIVSGITSLAAGASGNYGLGALNKVIIDLEGGHVIVSAIGSGAVLGVVTGKEAKLGNIAYEMTLFANRAGAALSPQLVLELKNSVGAASAH, from the coding sequence TTGACCACGTCGACAGGTGACACCCCGACGGGCGGCGCCGCGCCGACCGACCTGCAGGCGGCCGCGGCCGACTTCACCTGGCTGCTGAACCGCTTCGCGACCGAGACCGCGGGCGTCGTGGACGCGATCGCCGTGTCGTCCGACGGCCTGCTGATCGCGGTGTCGGAGCTGCGCGGGCAGGCCGGCTCCGAGCGGCTCGCGGCGATCGTGTCGGGCATCACCAGCCTGGCCGCGGGCGCCTCCGGCAACTACGGCCTGGGCGCCCTCAACAAGGTCATCATCGATCTGGAGGGCGGCCATGTGATCGTCTCCGCGATCGGCAGCGGTGCCGTGCTCGGCGTCGTCACCGGCAAGGAGGCGAAACTCGGCAACATCGCCTACGAGATGACCTTGTTCGCCAACCGCGCCGGCGCCGCGCTCAGCCCGCAGCTGGTGCTGGAGCTGAAGAACTCCGTCGGCGCCGCCTCGGCCCACTGA
- a CDS encoding FAD:protein FMN transferase has translation MRRVEHVMGFPVSLRIDDESDFESGFEGGLESDFEAAADAVFAWLREVDARFSPFKPDSEVSRYGRGEMADGELSADLTEVLGLCADLRSATGGAFDVRLPGRGFDPCAVVKGWSVQRAAELLTAAGVRRFCLNAGGDVVVSGGPWRVGIRHPEQADRVCAVLAVTDGAVATSGRYERGDHIVDGRTGRPATGLLSLTVVAPTLTEADATATAAFALGTDGPAWAAARTGCEIFAIDTTHRVLRTPGLPVA, from the coding sequence GTGCGGCGTGTCGAACACGTCATGGGGTTCCCCGTCTCGCTGCGGATCGACGACGAGAGTGACTTCGAGAGCGGCTTCGAGGGCGGCCTCGAGAGTGACTTCGAGGCCGCAGCGGACGCCGTCTTCGCCTGGCTGCGCGAAGTGGACGCCCGCTTCAGCCCGTTCAAACCCGACAGCGAGGTGTCCCGGTACGGGCGCGGCGAGATGGCGGACGGCGAGCTGAGCGCGGATCTGACGGAGGTGCTCGGCCTCTGCGCGGACCTGCGCAGCGCGACCGGCGGCGCCTTCGACGTCCGGCTGCCCGGCCGGGGCTTCGATCCGTGCGCGGTGGTCAAGGGCTGGTCGGTGCAGCGGGCTGCCGAACTGCTGACGGCCGCCGGGGTGCGCCGGTTCTGTCTCAACGCAGGTGGTGACGTGGTCGTCTCCGGCGGGCCCTGGCGGGTCGGGATACGGCATCCCGAACAGGCCGACCGGGTCTGTGCCGTGCTGGCGGTCACCGACGGGGCGGTGGCGACGTCCGGGCGGTACGAGCGCGGCGACCACATCGTCGACGGCCGCACCGGACGCCCCGCGACCGGGCTGCTCAGCCTCACCGTGGTGGCCCCGACCCTGACCGAGGCGGACGCGACCGCCACGGCGGCCTTCGCCCTGGGCACCGACGGCCCGGCCTGGGCCGCCGCACGCACCGGCTGCGAGATCTTCGCGATCGACACCACACACCGAGTGCTCCGCACGCCGGGACTGCCGGTGGCCTGA
- a CDS encoding ABC transporter substrate-binding protein, producing MTSTNRISRSIRRNRGAAVLALAAATALLAGCSSKGDTSGNPLSDDGKSGDGTVTVGSNNFPESTLLADIYGEALKAKGIKVTYKPNIGSRETTYGLIKSGSIKVLPEYNGALLAYLDQKAKPKTTAATTTAIEAKLDSELTLLEPAAAQSKDSVTVNAATAQKYHLTEKSSIADLKDLAKDLVIGASPEFQTRQQGLVGLKSVYGLQFKSFRALDAGGPLTQAALKKDAVQVADIFTTDPTITTQKFVVLQDPQNLFGYENVQPLVHKGAVPKNGVDALNAVSAKLDTATLLDLDTQVQAQNKDPLDVAKAWLKSAGLV from the coding sequence GTGACTTCCACCAACCGCATCAGCAGGTCCATCCGGAGGAACCGAGGCGCGGCGGTGCTCGCCCTCGCGGCGGCGACGGCTCTGCTGGCGGGCTGTTCCTCCAAGGGCGACACATCCGGCAACCCCCTGTCGGACGACGGCAAGTCCGGCGACGGCACCGTCACTGTCGGGTCCAACAACTTCCCCGAGAGCACCCTGCTCGCCGACATCTACGGCGAGGCCCTCAAGGCCAAGGGGATCAAGGTCACGTACAAGCCGAACATCGGCAGCCGTGAGACCACCTACGGGCTGATCAAGAGCGGCTCCATCAAGGTGCTCCCCGAGTACAACGGCGCGCTGCTGGCCTACCTCGACCAGAAGGCGAAGCCGAAGACGACCGCGGCCACGACGACGGCCATCGAGGCCAAGCTCGACTCCGAGCTGACCCTGCTGGAGCCCGCGGCCGCCCAGTCCAAGGACTCGGTCACGGTCAACGCGGCCACCGCGCAGAAGTACCACCTCACCGAGAAGTCCTCCATCGCCGACCTGAAGGACCTCGCGAAGGACCTGGTCATCGGCGCCTCGCCGGAGTTCCAGACCCGGCAGCAGGGCCTTGTGGGCCTGAAGTCCGTCTACGGCCTGCAGTTCAAGTCCTTCCGGGCGCTGGACGCGGGCGGCCCGCTCACCCAGGCGGCACTGAAGAAGGACGCCGTGCAGGTCGCGGACATCTTCACGACGGACCCGACCATCACCACGCAGAAGTTCGTCGTCCTGCAGGACCCGCAGAACCTGTTCGGCTACGAGAACGTCCAGCCGCTCGTCCACAAGGGCGCCGTGCCCAAGAACGGCGTCGACGCACTCAACGCGGTCTCGGCCAAGCTCGACACCGCGACCCTGCTGGACCTGGACACCCAGGTGCAGGCCCAGAACAAGGACCCGCTGGACGTCGCCAAGGCCTGGCTGAAGTCCGCCGGCCTCGTCTGA